One region of Erythrolamprus reginae isolate rEryReg1 chromosome 12, rEryReg1.hap1, whole genome shotgun sequence genomic DNA includes:
- the DDX25 gene encoding ATP-dependent RNA helicase DDX25 isoform X1 has protein sequence MASFVPATSNSCGGSGWSPSETEGKMWAKPKNLAIGRGVIMPKGHSGTVEHNLYRPSIPGRLQHSQPFSGTGCGFGRSSVIMETQDDKDDDRVSMAEMSLLNKLIRTSLVESSHHVEILQRDPRSPLFSVTTFQKLPLKPELLQGVYSMGFNRPSKIQESALPIMLADPPQNLIAQSQSGTGKTAAFVLAMLSRTDPKKEFPQCLCLSPTFELAVQTGHVVEKMGRFCANINVNYAIRGNRVPRGIPVKEQIIIGTPGTMLDWCFKLKLFNLKKIKVYVLDEADVMIDKQNFLDQSVRIQRSLSPDCQLLLFSATFEPPVLRFAQRIIPEPNVIKLRREELTLSNIRQYYFECENKEDKFKALCNIYGSITIGQAIIFCQTRFNAKWLYHALRNDGHQVSLLIGELTVEQRAEVIQQFRDGKFKVLITTNICARDALCLYLSLGIDVMQVTIVVNFTLPTTVFRTPDFEAYLHRIGRTGRFGKKGLAFNMVERKNLPFLFEIQDHFKIVIQRLDPEDMEALEQIED, from the exons ATGGCCTCGTTTGTTCCCGCGACGTCTAACAGTTGTGGCGGTTCTGGTTGGTCGCCCTCAGAAACGGAGGGCAAGATGTGGGCGAAGCCGAAGAACTTAGCGATAGGGCGTGGGGTGATAATGCCCAAGGGGCACTCTGGAACTGTGGAACACAAC CTTTACAGGCCAAGCATTCCTGGAAGACTTCAACATTCACAGCCTTTCTCAGGGACAG GATGCGGTTTTGGGAGGAGCAGTGTGATCATGGAGACACAGGATGACAAGGATGATGACAGAG TGAGCATGGCAGAAATGTCTCTCCTGAATAAGCTGATCCGGACATCTCTTGTGGAATCGAGTCATCATGTGGAGATTCTACAACGGGATCCCAGATCACCACTGTTTTCTGTAACCACCTTTCAAAAGCTGCCTTT AAAGCCAGAACTACTGCAAGGTGTTTATAGCATGGGTTTTAACAGGCCATCCAAGATACAGGAATCTGCACTGCCAATTATGCTTGCTGATCC gcCCCAAAATCTTATAGCACAAAGTCAGTCAGGGACAGGAAAAACAGCTGCCTTTGTCCTGGCTATGCTGAGCAGAACAGACCCAAAGAAAGAATTTCCACAG TGCCTCTGCCTCTCTCCCACCTTTGAACTGGCTGTTCAAACTGGACATGTTGTTGAGAAAATGGGAAGATTCTGTGCCAACATAAATGTTAATTACGCTATTCGAGGCAACAGAG ttccaaGGGGGATTCCAGtaaaagaacaaataataatTGGAACGCCAGGGACCATGCTAGATTGGTGTTTTAAACTAAAGCTTTTTAATCTGAAGAAGATCAAAGTGTATGTGCTGGATGAAGCCGATGTCATGATCGATAAGCAGAATTTCTTGGATCAGAGTGTTCGTATCCAGAg GTCTTTGTCTCCAGATTGCCAGCTGCTTCTCTTCTCAGCAACCTTTGAGCCTCCTGTACTAAGGTTTGCCCAGCGCATCATCCCTGAGCCCAATGTCATTAAGCTCCGCCGAGAAGAACTGACCCTCAGCAATATCCGGCAGTATTATTTTGAGTGTGAGAACAAGGAAGACAAATTCAAAGCCCTGTGCAACATCTACGGCAGCATCACCATCGGGCAGGCCATCATTTTCTGCCAG ACTCGTTTCAATGCCAAATGGCTGTACCACGCCTTAAGAAATGATGGACACCAAGTATCCCTGCTGATTGGAGAACTGACAGTTGAACAGCGGGCAGAGGTGATCCAACAGTTCCGTGATGGGAAATTCAAAGTTCTCATCACAACCAACATCTGCGCCAGAG ATGCTCTCTGTTTATATCTCTCCCTAGGCATTGACGTGATGCAGGTCACCATCGTGGTCAACTTTACCTTGCCTACCACAGTGTTCCGGACGCCTGACTTTGAGGCCTATCTCCACCGCATTGGTCGAACAGGCCGGTTTGGAAAGAAGGGTCTCGCGTTCAATATGGTGGAAAGGAAAAACTTACCTTTTCTCTTTGAAATCCAGGATCACTTCA agATCGTGATCCAACGCCTTGATCCAGAGGATATGGAAGCGCTAGAACAAATAGAAGACTGA
- the PUS3 gene encoding tRNA pseudouridine(38/39) synthase, producing the protein MHHFLCGSCLWNGALCLQPTCAWKPSGGRSFSTAIAFSYCQILKKNSIPLMAKGTEETERLLKRIQELEETVQRLEGRLLENRKSPGEGNGLPASRKGKKRSQRPFNFSAYGQRHVALKIAYLGWEYQGFASQENTNNTIEEKLFEALGKTRLVVNRQTSNYHRCGRTDKGVSAFGQVISLDLRSNLSENKSGVVYTEGKCNTSEEIHYTHILNQVLPPDIRVLAWAPVDSSFSARFSCLKRTYRYFFPRADLDVALMNTAAQRFIGTHDFRNLCKMDVANGVTNFQRTILIAEVKLADQEKKVEELNPFQIYAFEVTGQAFLYHQVRCMMAILFLIGQRMEKPDIIDELFDIETNPRKPQYSMAVEFPLVLYDCEFENIQWIYDHQVQEFNVTRFQQLWTNHAIKTQMLYSMLWGLDFAKIPTEPASSNSTTILWREVTPPVHNQISALIEGVKARNYKPLMDRPKCEGLESRISHFMRRGRIKQPNLKKTKHLERKLDGQMEIKSSPVDSIQLDQEIPEQAAKRICTSTD; encoded by the exons ATGCACCATTTCCTGTGTGGAAGTTGCCTGTGGAACGGCGCTCTTTGCCTCCAACCCACGTGCGCGTGGAAACCCAGCGGAG GAAGATCCTTTTCCACTGCTATTGCATTTTCATAttgtcagattttaaaaaaaaatagcattccACTAATGGCCAAAGGCACAGAAGAAACAGAAAGGCTACTGAAGAGAATCCAGGAGCTGGAAGAGACAGTGCAAAGGCTAGAAGGCAGGCTCTTGGAAAACAGAAAAAGCCCAGGTGAGGGGAATGGCCTCCCAGCATCAAGAAAGGGGAAGAAACGTTCACAGCGGCCATTCAATTTCAGTGCGTATGGCCAGAGGCACGTGGCACTTAAAATCGCCTACCTGGGATGGGAATATCAGGGCTTTGCCAGCCAGGAGAACACCAACAATACAATAGAAGAGAAACTGTTTGAAGCTCTGGGAAAAACTCGCTTGGTGGTCAACAGACAGACTTCTAATTATCATCGCTGTGGACGCACGGACAAGGGAGTCAGTGCTTTTGGACAA gtGATCTCTTTGGATCTCCGGTCAAATCTTTCAGAGAATAAATCTGGGGTTGTTTACACAGAAGGCAAATGTAATACTTCAGAGGAAATCCACTACACCCATATTTTGAATCAGGTACTTCCTCCTGACATAAGAGTATTGGCATGGGCCCCTGTAGATTCTAGCTTCAGTGCTAGATTTAGTTGCCTGAAGAGGACCTATCGCTATTTCTTCCCCCGTGCTGATCTAGATGTCGCTCTTATGAATACAGCAGCTCAAAGATTTATAGGGACCCATGATTTTCGTAATCTCTGCAAAATGGACGTAGCCAATGGTGTGACCAACTTTCAGAGGACAATCCTGATTGCAGAAGTGAAGCTTGCAGATCAAGAAAAGAAAGTAGAAGAACTAAACCCTTTCCAAATATATGCATTTGAAGTAACAGGCCAAGCATTCCTCTATCACCAAGTCCGCTGCATGATGGCCATTCTCTTCCTGATTGGACAAAGGATGGAGAAGCCAGACATTATTGATGAACTGTTTGATATAGAAACTAACCCTAGGAAACCACAATACAG CATGGCAGTGGAATTTCCTTTAGTTTTATATGACTGTGAGTTTGAAAACATCCAGTGGATCTATGATCACCAAGTCCAGGAATTTAATGTAACACGCTTTCAGCAGCTTTGGACGAACCACGCTATTAAAACTCAGATGCTGTACAGCATGTTATGGGGCCTGGATTTTGCAAAGATACCTACAGAGCCGG CTTCAAGCAACAGCACAACAATACTCTGGAGAGAAGTAACACCACCAGTCCACAACCAGATTAGTGCTTTAATTGAGGGAGTGAAAGCCCGCAATTACAAACCATTAATGGATCGCCCCAAATGTGAAGGTCTAGAATCTCGTATCAGTCATTTTATGCGCAGAGGACGCATTAAACAAccaaatttgaaaaaaacaaagcaCCTTGAAAGAAAATTGGATGGGCAAATGGAAATTAAAAGCAGCCCAGTGGATTCTATTCAGTTGGACCAGGAAATTCCAGAACAAGCTGCAAAAAGGATATGTACTAGTACAGATTGA
- the DDX25 gene encoding ATP-dependent RNA helicase DDX25 isoform X2 has product MASFVPATSNSCGGSGWSPSETEGKMWAKPKNLAIGRGVIMPKGHSGTVEHNLYRPSIPGRLQHSQPFSGTGCGFGRSSVIMETQDDKDDDRVSMAEMSLLNKLIRTSLVESSHHVEILQRDPRSPLFSVTTFQKLPLKPELLQGVYSMGFNRPSKIQESALPIMLADPPQNLIAQSQSGTGKTAAFVLAMLSRTDPKKEFPQCLCLSPTFELAVQTGHVVEKMGRFCANINVNYAIRGNRVPRGIPVKEQIIIGTPGTMLDWCFKLKLFNLKKIKVYVLDEADVMIDKQNFLDQSVRIQRSLSPDCQLLLFSATFEPPVLRFAQRIIPEPNVIKLRREELTLSNIRQYYFECENKEDKFKALCNIYGSITIGQAIIFCQTRFNAKWLYHALRNDGHQVSLLIGELTVEQRAEVIQQFRDGKFKVLITTNICARGIDVMQVTIVVNFTLPTTVFRTPDFEAYLHRIGRTGRFGKKGLAFNMVERKNLPFLFEIQDHFKIVIQRLDPEDMEALEQIED; this is encoded by the exons ATGGCCTCGTTTGTTCCCGCGACGTCTAACAGTTGTGGCGGTTCTGGTTGGTCGCCCTCAGAAACGGAGGGCAAGATGTGGGCGAAGCCGAAGAACTTAGCGATAGGGCGTGGGGTGATAATGCCCAAGGGGCACTCTGGAACTGTGGAACACAAC CTTTACAGGCCAAGCATTCCTGGAAGACTTCAACATTCACAGCCTTTCTCAGGGACAG GATGCGGTTTTGGGAGGAGCAGTGTGATCATGGAGACACAGGATGACAAGGATGATGACAGAG TGAGCATGGCAGAAATGTCTCTCCTGAATAAGCTGATCCGGACATCTCTTGTGGAATCGAGTCATCATGTGGAGATTCTACAACGGGATCCCAGATCACCACTGTTTTCTGTAACCACCTTTCAAAAGCTGCCTTT AAAGCCAGAACTACTGCAAGGTGTTTATAGCATGGGTTTTAACAGGCCATCCAAGATACAGGAATCTGCACTGCCAATTATGCTTGCTGATCC gcCCCAAAATCTTATAGCACAAAGTCAGTCAGGGACAGGAAAAACAGCTGCCTTTGTCCTGGCTATGCTGAGCAGAACAGACCCAAAGAAAGAATTTCCACAG TGCCTCTGCCTCTCTCCCACCTTTGAACTGGCTGTTCAAACTGGACATGTTGTTGAGAAAATGGGAAGATTCTGTGCCAACATAAATGTTAATTACGCTATTCGAGGCAACAGAG ttccaaGGGGGATTCCAGtaaaagaacaaataataatTGGAACGCCAGGGACCATGCTAGATTGGTGTTTTAAACTAAAGCTTTTTAATCTGAAGAAGATCAAAGTGTATGTGCTGGATGAAGCCGATGTCATGATCGATAAGCAGAATTTCTTGGATCAGAGTGTTCGTATCCAGAg GTCTTTGTCTCCAGATTGCCAGCTGCTTCTCTTCTCAGCAACCTTTGAGCCTCCTGTACTAAGGTTTGCCCAGCGCATCATCCCTGAGCCCAATGTCATTAAGCTCCGCCGAGAAGAACTGACCCTCAGCAATATCCGGCAGTATTATTTTGAGTGTGAGAACAAGGAAGACAAATTCAAAGCCCTGTGCAACATCTACGGCAGCATCACCATCGGGCAGGCCATCATTTTCTGCCAG ACTCGTTTCAATGCCAAATGGCTGTACCACGCCTTAAGAAATGATGGACACCAAGTATCCCTGCTGATTGGAGAACTGACAGTTGAACAGCGGGCAGAGGTGATCCAACAGTTCCGTGATGGGAAATTCAAAGTTCTCATCACAACCAACATCTGCGCCAGAG GCATTGACGTGATGCAGGTCACCATCGTGGTCAACTTTACCTTGCCTACCACAGTGTTCCGGACGCCTGACTTTGAGGCCTATCTCCACCGCATTGGTCGAACAGGCCGGTTTGGAAAGAAGGGTCTCGCGTTCAATATGGTGGAAAGGAAAAACTTACCTTTTCTCTTTGAAATCCAGGATCACTTCA agATCGTGATCCAACGCCTTGATCCAGAGGATATGGAAGCGCTAGAACAAATAGAAGACTGA